CCACTGCCTGTTCATGTCTACACTAATTACACATAAGTGTGACAACAGAtcattgtttctattttgtttttctttctttcaatttaaaaaaaaataaataaataattgtttcTACAGAAAGTGAAAACCATTCAAGACTGTGGAGCTATAAACTAGTGCATCCCTCTCAAAGATAAAGTCAAGGTATCAAAGAGTTGGAAGATCGGCTAACGACATTTTGTATCCTGTTTATGAACAGATGCGTGGTATCAACAACCAAGAAAGCTCATGAAAAACGGATTGTACCAGAAGGTGAATTTACAACAGCCATGCTTTGCTGCTAAGAATTCCACTATAACAATGATGGGTATACAGAGAAGACACTGAAACCTAAAACCATGAGACGATTCTCATGGTTATTAGAAAAATAGACATTTATTTTTAGTATCAAGTGATAGTTTGGATGACTTTAGCCCATACACTCTTCCCACAATTCTTATTCTCCATACTTGAAACATGTTATTATTTAACCATGCAATGCTTCAAAAACACCTCCCTAGCTTAAGAACAGCCACGACCCCAAatctttctttttggtagaCCCAAACTCCAAATATACATTATCTTTTCTTTCATATAGTCACAGAAACATTTCATAATATGCCAACCAGAATTAAAATTTACCCACAACTTTAAGCTATAGTTCCATATGTAAGCTTTAATTTCTCAAACAATCATATCAACATAGAAAACCATAAATCAATTCAAATCCATTGAACCCCGAAACCTTAATCCCAATCTTAAGAAACCCAGGAGCTCAAACCCTAAATTTCCAGAATAGGGTTTCATTCTGGTACTCTTTCTGTTCTCTTTCCTACATTTTTTGGAAAAGGAAAACCCTAGCTAGCAAATAAAGCTATCGTTAAGGAAGAACAGAAGCAAGGAGAAACCAGAAGAAAAGATACCATATGAGGATACTTGTCTTGATCAACAACCCTTGTGTTCTCGAGCTTTATGTTGAGGTACTGGTCAACGGAATGAAGAGTACCTCTTATAGCAAGATCATTCTTCAACTCCACTGTAACTTCTTTCCCCACCAAATCCTTGAAGTACGAGAAGAAcaactgcaaaaaaaaaacacagtatAACAGTCACGAAATCGgaatcagaagaaaaagaagaagaaaaaccccGAAAGAACTGCGATTACCATCTTTAGCTCTCAATCGCTTGAACAAGCAAAGTAGAATTCACCGATGTTGATTTTAGCCCTAATGCCACGAATCCTAGCGAACGGGATTCGAACTTGCAAGCGATTCAACTAAGTCGTAACCCTAGTGAATGAGCAGGCGAATTTAACGCGAAGTTTAATATGAATCGAACAAAGCGCGAATTTTACCGGATTTTTGGAACCAGTTCGGATTCGGACATGAAATTGGTAAAATCCGATTCACACGAACAAGTAGGTCAAAGTCAAGAAAAAACTGATTGTCATTGTGTATTCATTATTTTTGCCTTGGAGGAGGTTAGATATGACACAGGTCATTCTTGAGTTCGACCAATGGAAGGGGTTTGATAAGAGGGGcataaggaattttttttttttctttacgtTCAAACAAGATAGATGTGTCATATATCCGTGCTTCGTTGCACAGTGGGTTTGGTACACGATTTTCTCTCCAATGACCTCATAATTGGAGGATGATATGACATATCATTAGATTTATCTTTTTATTATATCAACgcttgaaaatgattttttcttaTCTATTCTCATCGTCTGtgaaacataaatcaatcattacataaagattatattttctatcatgatgcagtgtaggggtgtcaattcgtggtcTAACTCGATTAAATCGATCAAgatcgaccgtttatagacgGACCTGACccagaccatttattaaatgtgtcgggcttgagcccgacccatttataaatggtcagtCTCGGTTTTACTACTTGGATCATCGGGCACCCGACTGAGACCGATCGAATAACACCCGACCAAGACTGACCTATTGTGCATCGatttggcccgaccctttaatgattatagaatacctattttatcccccccaaattaaagaataaaaactaaaaagtaaatacatgttcacattttaaataatggttatattttgtatcatttattgatttattttcatttttttggacttgcatgagtgggccagaATATAagtgcacattttaaagagggcctgtttaaaaatcggttaaaacccgtttaacattaaacatatctgtagcccgattaaagcccgactaaagcccgattaaagtagcccgattatagcccgaggccgaccgaccgaatataaagtgtaccatgccctcaataattAATCCCGATTAGTTacatgggcggacacggtgtagcctttgaaagtcttcaagctcgattaagcccgaccgaaactaGACcgacccgaccgattgacacccctaatgcaATGTGATTGGCTTATATCtccatttttcatttccttttgttaaattcaaaatttttttttacttcacttttaattttttaattttttttgcaagtgACTATTCTTTAAAACGTGTCAAGCTCAAGGACTCAGAATTATAAGCAGCCTGAATCCAAGGAGTAGAGAGTAGCCAATCTATTTGACATATAGTGGATATGTCCTTCATTGCCAAAGAATTGACTAATAAATTGTTGTCTCTAGGAACATATTTTAAAATGCAGTGGAGGAAGAAGGTGGACAAATGGATTATATCATGCATAATAGGAGACACCAATTGGTATAAATTACACTGAATATTTAATATGCAGGAGATGATTTCCTTGCATTAAGATGCAACTTCCACCTTATCAAGGCAATCACCAATAGCTTGAAGTAATCCACCTCTTCTTGCCATGGCCTTATGGATAaggatgcaaagtaaataagcagtTTAGACATAGCCGAATATACCATGCAAGGTGATCGCAAAATAACAAATTCCAAACCATCCTAGCCACCACGAGGAATATGAGAAGCATCACAGCTGATTTTGAAAAAGCCCACAACCGGTGGTGAC
This Macadamia integrifolia cultivar HAES 741 chromosome 10, SCU_Mint_v3, whole genome shotgun sequence DNA region includes the following protein-coding sequences:
- the LOC122090684 gene encoding sm-like protein LSM2, which translates into the protein MLFFSYFKDLVGKEVTVELKNDLAIRGTLHSVDQYLNIKLENTRVVDQDKYPHMLSVRNCFIRGSVVRYVQLPPDGVDIDILHDATRREALGG